From a single Nocardioides exalbidus genomic region:
- a CDS encoding prenyltransferase/squalene oxidase repeat-containing protein, with protein MNHLNRHVRSAAAALSVAALGAGVLAAHPASAEPSPALRTAKAAATTDSTPSKVAAAWLADELTNGLMVTNGRPDFGLTIDTGMALSTVSGYDSTVSAINTVLQPRIAEYVGNGTDESYAGALAKTATFVRAADQSPLDYNGINLVARLEERTANVPADSAAEPQAAAIAGRIFDKSASGNFANVVGQSYAVRALTVAGSPEAGAARDFLLKQQCASGAFRLNFAKADNPAQACADGVAGSEADPDATALAVINLIESGDRTPAVSAALTKAGDWLVARQRGSGAIRSAGTGAQINTNSTAVGGYALGLLQLRDSARKAAVWVRKNQPVDKYRCRTALTKDIGAVAYRPDRVKQSTTTGIKAEARDEWRRATAQAVLGLQFAPASKDKFRIESVRKQARAGERPQFRVYGLAPAENACVMVNGDFSRIKGKPSGDKIVRKLQMPTGNQRRYAVVYTSDEDARTSILVRN; from the coding sequence ATGAACCACCTGAATCGTCACGTCCGCTCGGCGGCAGCCGCGCTGTCGGTCGCCGCGCTCGGCGCCGGAGTGCTCGCCGCCCACCCGGCGTCCGCAGAGCCCTCGCCCGCCCTCCGCACCGCGAAGGCAGCGGCCACCACGGACAGCACGCCCTCGAAGGTCGCCGCCGCGTGGCTCGCGGACGAGCTCACCAACGGCCTCATGGTGACCAACGGCCGTCCTGACTTCGGTCTCACGATCGACACCGGCATGGCGCTCTCGACCGTGTCGGGCTACGACTCCACGGTGTCAGCGATCAACACCGTGCTGCAGCCCCGCATCGCGGAGTACGTCGGCAACGGCACCGATGAGTCCTACGCCGGCGCGCTCGCCAAGACGGCGACGTTCGTCCGCGCCGCCGACCAGAGCCCGCTCGACTACAACGGGATCAACCTCGTGGCACGCCTCGAGGAGCGCACCGCCAACGTCCCCGCCGACTCGGCCGCCGAGCCCCAGGCAGCGGCCATCGCAGGCCGCATCTTCGACAAGTCCGCGTCGGGCAACTTCGCCAACGTCGTCGGCCAGTCCTACGCCGTGCGTGCTCTCACGGTCGCCGGCTCGCCGGAGGCGGGTGCCGCGCGCGACTTCCTGCTCAAGCAGCAGTGCGCCTCGGGTGCGTTCCGGCTCAACTTCGCGAAGGCCGACAACCCGGCCCAGGCCTGCGCCGACGGCGTGGCCGGCAGCGAGGCCGACCCCGACGCGACCGCTCTGGCCGTGATCAACCTGATCGAGTCCGGCGACCGGACCCCGGCCGTCTCGGCCGCCCTCACCAAGGCCGGCGACTGGCTGGTCGCGCGCCAGCGCGGCAGCGGCGCCATCCGCAGCGCCGGAACGGGTGCCCAGATCAACACCAACTCGACGGCCGTCGGCGGCTACGCCCTCGGCCTGCTCCAGCTGCGTGACTCGGCCAGGAAGGCGGCCGTGTGGGTGCGCAAGAACCAGCCGGTCGACAAGTACCGGTGCCGCACCGCGCTCACCAAGGACATCGGCGCCGTGGCCTACCGCCCCGACCGCGTGAAGCAGTCGACCACCACGGGCATCAAGGCCGAGGCCCGTGACGAGTGGCGCCGCGCGACCGCCCAGGCCGTCCTCGGCCTGCAGTTCGCGCCGGCGAGCAAGGACAAGTTCCGCATCGAGTCGGTGCGCAAGCAGGCGCGTGCGGGCGAGCGTCCCCAGTTCCGCGTCTACGGCCTCGCTCCGGCGGAGAACGCCTGCGTGATGGTCAACGGCGACTTCTCGCGGATCAAGGGCAAGCCGTCCGGCGACAAGATCGTCCGGAAGCTCCAGATGCCGACCGGCAACCAGCGTCGCTACGCGGTGGTCTACACCTCCGACGAGGACGCCCGGACGTCGATCCTGGTCCGCAACTGA
- a CDS encoding SRPBCC family protein translates to MADFSLSRSTRIAAEPAGVHALLDDFREWQKWSPWEGVDPDLHREYTGPDRGVGATYRWSGNKKAGEGEMRITDSSPGAVVVDLVFLKPFKATNVTTFRLVPASEATEVTWTMTGERSAIMSVMGKLFFDKAIGGDFEKGLAALKQQAERA, encoded by the coding sequence ATGGCCGACTTCTCGCTCTCGCGCAGCACCCGGATCGCGGCGGAGCCGGCTGGCGTCCACGCCCTCCTCGACGACTTCCGTGAGTGGCAGAAGTGGTCGCCCTGGGAGGGCGTCGACCCCGATCTCCACCGCGAGTACACCGGGCCCGACCGCGGCGTCGGGGCCACGTACCGCTGGTCCGGCAACAAGAAGGCCGGCGAGGGCGAGATGCGGATCACTGACTCCAGCCCGGGCGCGGTGGTGGTCGACCTGGTGTTCCTCAAGCCGTTCAAGGCCACCAACGTCACCACGTTCCGCCTCGTCCCCGCGAGCGAGGCGACCGAGGTGACCTGGACGATGACCGGCGAGCGCAGCGCGATCATGTCGGTCATGGGCAAGCTGTTCTTCGACAAGGCGATCGGCGGCGACTTCGAGAAGGGCCTCGCCGC
- a CDS encoding PQQ-dependent sugar dehydrogenase → MRTRPGPSRLVLTVLALTLLAATGCSSSDTPESIPRITQPTDVPSQPTPTEKPSADGGGNGGGNGGAGAAPEALGTLVDQLEVPWGVDFLPDGDAIVTERMSGTVLEVAPDGTRSRLGGITAAVPQGEAGLLGVAVSPDYDSDQTLFLYVTTGTDNRVVKAVVDDGRLGEPTVVLGGIPAGFIHDGGRIAFGPDGYLYVTTGETGDPELAQDPDSLAGKILRITPDGDPAPGNPRAGSPVWSLGHRNVQGLAWDDEGRLWASEFGDSEFDELNLIEKGGNYGWPEVEGSGGAPEFIDPQLVWPVEQASPSGLAYADGHLWMAGLRGQRLWRIDVTAAGKATRPKAFFTEDYGRLRTVVTAPDGVLWVTTSNQDGRGNPTPADDRIIRIRP, encoded by the coding sequence ATGAGAACGCGACCCGGACCGTCTCGCCTCGTGCTCACCGTGCTCGCCCTCACGCTGCTTGCCGCGACCGGCTGCTCCTCCAGCGACACCCCCGAGTCGATCCCGCGCATCACGCAGCCCACCGACGTCCCGTCGCAGCCGACCCCCACCGAGAAGCCGAGCGCGGACGGGGGCGGCAACGGCGGCGGCAACGGCGGGGCCGGCGCAGCGCCCGAGGCCCTCGGCACCCTGGTCGACCAGCTCGAGGTCCCGTGGGGCGTCGACTTCCTCCCCGACGGCGACGCGATCGTCACCGAGCGGATGTCCGGCACCGTCCTCGAGGTGGCCCCCGACGGCACCCGCAGCCGCCTCGGCGGGATCACCGCGGCCGTCCCCCAGGGTGAGGCCGGGCTGCTCGGCGTCGCCGTGTCGCCCGACTACGACAGCGACCAGACCCTCTTCCTCTACGTGACCACCGGCACCGACAACCGTGTGGTCAAGGCGGTCGTCGACGACGGCCGGCTCGGCGAGCCCACGGTCGTCCTCGGCGGCATCCCCGCCGGCTTCATCCACGACGGTGGCCGCATCGCGTTCGGCCCGGACGGCTACCTCTACGTCACGACCGGCGAGACCGGCGACCCCGAGCTCGCCCAGGACCCCGACAGCCTCGCGGGCAAGATCCTCCGGATCACCCCCGACGGCGACCCCGCCCCGGGCAACCCCCGCGCCGGCTCGCCGGTGTGGTCGCTCGGGCACCGCAACGTGCAGGGCCTCGCCTGGGACGACGAGGGCCGGCTGTGGGCCTCGGAGTTCGGCGACTCGGAGTTCGACGAGCTGAACCTGATCGAGAAGGGCGGCAACTACGGCTGGCCGGAGGTCGAGGGCAGCGGCGGCGCGCCGGAGTTCATCGACCCGCAGCTCGTGTGGCCGGTCGAGCAGGCCTCCCCCAGCGGGTTGGCGTACGCCGACGGCCACCTCTGGATGGCCGGGCTGCGCGGCCAGCGGCTGTGGCGGATCGACGTCACCGCGGCCGGGAAGGCAACCAGGCCGAAGGCGTTCTTCACCGAGGACTACGGCCGCCTGCGCACGGTCGTGACGGCACCTGACGGCGTCCTCTGGGTGACCACGTCCAACCAGGACGGGCGCGGCAACCCGACCCCCGCCGACGACCGGATCATCCGCATCCGGCCCTGA
- a CDS encoding ECF transporter S component, with protein sequence MSTVERTRPGAAPGVALPIGPRTAAVLVLASLAGLMMLCWPLLLDAQPGDRVEPPFFFLALLPVVMVMVLAEMGEGGMDSRVLAVLGVLSAINAVLRGLGAGTAGIELVFFLLVLGGRVFGAGFGFVLGCTSLFASALLTAGVGPWLPFQMICSAWVGMCAGLLPRRVTGRAEIVMLVAYAVVASYLFGLLMNLSSWPFTLGIAVPGHEGSLAYVAGAPVLENAHRFLVYTLITSTGGWDTGRAITTGLAIVVLGPAILTTLRRAARRAVVRPG encoded by the coding sequence ATGAGCACGGTCGAGCGGACCCGGCCCGGCGCCGCGCCCGGCGTCGCGCTGCCGATCGGCCCGCGCACGGCTGCGGTCCTCGTGCTCGCCTCGCTGGCCGGACTGATGATGCTCTGCTGGCCGCTGCTGCTCGACGCCCAGCCGGGGGACCGGGTCGAGCCGCCGTTCTTCTTCCTCGCCCTCCTGCCGGTCGTGATGGTCATGGTCCTCGCCGAGATGGGGGAGGGCGGCATGGACTCGCGGGTGCTCGCGGTCCTCGGCGTCCTGTCGGCGATCAACGCCGTGCTGCGCGGCCTCGGAGCGGGCACCGCCGGCATCGAGCTCGTCTTCTTCCTGCTCGTGCTCGGCGGACGCGTGTTCGGGGCGGGCTTCGGCTTCGTGCTCGGCTGCACGTCGCTGTTCGCCTCCGCCCTGCTCACCGCCGGGGTCGGTCCGTGGCTGCCGTTCCAGATGATCTGCTCGGCGTGGGTCGGCATGTGCGCCGGCCTGCTGCCGCGGCGGGTGACCGGGCGGGCGGAGATCGTCATGCTCGTCGCGTACGCCGTCGTGGCCTCGTACCTCTTCGGCCTGCTGATGAACCTCAGCTCGTGGCCGTTCACGCTCGGCATCGCCGTCCCCGGCCACGAGGGCTCCCTGGCCTACGTCGCCGGCGCGCCCGTGCTCGAGAACGCGCACCGGTTCCTCGTCTACACGCTGATCACCTCGACCGGCGGGTGGGACACCGGGCGGGCGATCACGACCGGCCTCGCGATCGTGGTCCTCGGACCCGCGATCCTCACCACGCTGCGACGCGCCGCGCGACGCGCCGTCGTACGCCCGGGCTGA
- a CDS encoding WD40/YVTN/BNR-like repeat-containing protein has protein sequence MTRTLLMVGTKKGLWLGTSDEARRSWAWTGPHFPMEEVYSVMADTRRATPRLLAGASSSWFGPQVWRSDDLGSTWDGTPNGAARFPEDTGASLARVWQLQPGFEDDVVWAGTEPGAVFRSTDAGETFTLVRGLWDHPHREEWNEGFGGQAFHTILPDPRDGRHVLAALSTGGVYATADGGESWSASNQGVKAEFFPGERNYPEFGQCVHKVARDCADPDRLYLQNHGGVYRSDDGGASWNDIAPGLPTEFGFAMVAHPHRADTAYNFPITGAEARWPVDGKARVYRTRDAGASWEPLGEGVLPDVYFTAVMRDAMCVDDHDEVGLYFGGRNGAVWASPDEGESWQEIARNLPDVLVVRAARLG, from the coding sequence ATGACGCGAACCCTGCTGATGGTGGGTACCAAGAAGGGCCTGTGGCTGGGCACCTCGGACGAGGCACGTCGTTCGTGGGCATGGACGGGTCCGCACTTCCCGATGGAGGAGGTCTACTCCGTCATGGCCGACACCCGGCGGGCGACACCGCGGCTCCTGGCCGGCGCGTCGTCGAGCTGGTTCGGTCCGCAGGTCTGGCGCTCGGACGACCTCGGCTCGACGTGGGACGGCACGCCCAACGGCGCGGCCCGGTTCCCGGAGGACACCGGTGCGTCCCTCGCCCGGGTCTGGCAGCTGCAGCCGGGCTTCGAGGACGACGTGGTGTGGGCGGGCACCGAGCCGGGCGCGGTCTTCCGCTCCACCGACGCGGGGGAGACCTTCACGCTGGTGCGCGGCCTGTGGGACCACCCGCACCGCGAGGAGTGGAACGAGGGCTTCGGCGGTCAGGCCTTCCACACGATCCTCCCCGACCCCCGGGACGGTCGGCACGTCCTGGCGGCGCTGTCGACGGGCGGGGTGTACGCCACGGCGGACGGCGGCGAGTCCTGGTCTGCCTCCAACCAAGGGGTCAAGGCGGAGTTCTTCCCCGGTGAGCGCAACTACCCCGAGTTCGGCCAGTGCGTGCACAAGGTCGCGCGGGACTGCGCGGACCCCGACCGGCTCTACCTGCAGAACCACGGCGGCGTCTACCGCTCCGACGACGGCGGCGCCTCCTGGAACGACATCGCGCCGGGCCTGCCGACCGAGTTCGGCTTCGCGATGGTGGCGCACCCGCACCGCGCCGACACGGCGTACAACTTCCCGATCACGGGCGCCGAGGCGCGGTGGCCGGTCGACGGCAAGGCGCGGGTCTACCGGACCCGTGACGCCGGCGCCTCGTGGGAGCCGCTGGGTGAGGGCGTCCTGCCGGACGTCTACTTCACCGCGGTGATGCGCGACGCGATGTGCGTCGACGACCACGACGAGGTCGGGCTCTACTTCGGTGGTCGCAACGGCGCCGTGTGGGCCTCTCCCGACGAGGGTGAGTCGTGGCAGGAGATCGCGCGCAACCTGCCCGATGTCCTGGTGGTCCGCGCCGCACGCCTCGGCTGA
- a CDS encoding alkaline phosphatase D family protein has protein sequence METSRRVLLKGGLVAAGVTFLPGMTGPPIDLRPTAAAVTPFDNPFSLGVASGDPSPDGFVLWTRLAQLPLDDDGLGGMGQSVREVAWQVATDPGFRRVVRRGRVRTGPAQGHSIHLEPSGLEPDRDHWYRFRLGRHLSPVGHTRTAPRPESAPAALAVAYASCAQWEHGYFTAYRRMAEDEPDLVLHLGDYMYEYDPDFEPAKTGNVRHHEGPETVTLADYRRRHAQYKTDEDLQLLHATAPWVAVFDDHEVSDNWADESPGTTTRRDGFGDRRAAALRAYWENMPLRRSAFPQGPDMKANRRFQWGRLATFHMLDTRQYRDPQACGDGMGTCEETWEPDRSILGAPQEAWVDEGLRTSTATWDVLGQQVPFGRLELSPVEIDRLSMDTWDGYPSCRDRVLDSMAQAANPVVLTGDVHDSFATEVWRDHEDPSSVAVPEIITTSVSTNGDGEDTSDGGYRYARTNPQVKFWNELRGYVNLTFTAGRLDADYRNLPYVHEPGAPVFTRASFAVEAGSPLLHQTGAQPLAGS, from the coding sequence GTGGAGACCTCTCGGCGGGTACTGCTCAAGGGCGGCCTTGTCGCCGCCGGCGTCACGTTCCTCCCGGGGATGACCGGGCCACCGATCGACCTGCGGCCGACGGCAGCGGCCGTCACCCCGTTCGACAACCCGTTCAGTCTCGGGGTCGCGAGCGGCGACCCGTCGCCGGACGGGTTCGTGCTCTGGACCCGCCTCGCCCAGCTGCCGCTCGACGACGACGGCCTCGGCGGGATGGGTCAGTCGGTCCGCGAGGTCGCCTGGCAGGTCGCGACCGACCCGGGCTTCAGGCGCGTGGTCCGTCGGGGAAGGGTCCGCACCGGCCCGGCCCAGGGGCACTCGATCCACCTGGAGCCGTCCGGCCTCGAGCCGGACCGCGACCACTGGTACCGCTTCCGCCTCGGTCGCCACCTCTCGCCCGTCGGCCACACCCGCACGGCCCCTCGTCCCGAGTCGGCACCGGCCGCGCTGGCGGTGGCGTACGCCTCGTGCGCCCAGTGGGAGCACGGCTACTTCACGGCCTACCGCCGGATGGCCGAGGACGAGCCCGACCTCGTGCTGCACCTCGGTGACTACATGTACGAGTACGACCCGGACTTCGAGCCGGCCAAGACCGGCAACGTGCGCCACCACGAGGGGCCCGAGACGGTCACGCTCGCGGACTACCGGCGCCGGCACGCGCAGTACAAGACCGACGAGGACCTCCAGCTCCTCCACGCGACGGCGCCGTGGGTGGCCGTGTTCGACGACCACGAGGTCAGCGACAACTGGGCCGACGAGAGCCCTGGTACGACGACGCGCCGCGACGGCTTCGGCGACCGGCGTGCCGCTGCGCTCCGGGCCTACTGGGAGAACATGCCGCTGCGCCGCTCGGCCTTCCCACAGGGGCCCGACATGAAGGCGAACCGCCGCTTCCAGTGGGGCCGGCTCGCGACGTTCCACATGCTCGACACCCGGCAGTACCGCGACCCCCAGGCGTGCGGTGACGGCATGGGCACGTGCGAGGAGACCTGGGAGCCGGACCGCTCCATCCTCGGCGCGCCGCAGGAGGCCTGGGTCGACGAGGGGCTGCGCACGTCGACCGCGACCTGGGACGTGCTCGGCCAGCAGGTGCCGTTCGGTCGCCTCGAGCTGAGCCCGGTCGAGATCGACCGGCTCTCGATGGACACGTGGGACGGCTACCCGTCGTGCCGGGACCGGGTGCTCGACTCGATGGCCCAGGCGGCGAACCCGGTCGTGCTCACCGGCGACGTGCACGACTCGTTCGCCACCGAGGTGTGGCGCGACCACGAGGACCCGTCGTCGGTCGCCGTGCCGGAGATCATCACCACCTCGGTGTCGACCAACGGCGACGGCGAGGACACCTCCGACGGCGGCTACCGCTACGCCCGTACGAATCCGCAGGTGAAGTTCTGGAACGAGCTGCGCGGCTACGTGAACCTCACCTTCACCGCCGGCCGGCTGGACGCCGACTACCGCAACCTGCCCTATGTCCACGAGCCCGGCGCACCGGTCTTCACCCGCGCGTCGTTCGCCGTCGAGGCGGGGTCGCCGTTGCTCCACCAGACGGGGGCGCAGCCGCTCGCTGGGTCGTGA
- a CDS encoding ABC transporter ATP-binding protein, with amino-acid sequence MIDLRGIGFRYDEREVLRGVDLSLDEGELVLVSGRTGVGKSTLLGVVTGLVPRFTGGVLTGDVLLDGASIVDQPPRERAHVVGYVGQDPLAGFVTDTVEEELAYGMEQVGTAPGTMRRRVEETLDLLGIADLRSRDLRTLSGGQQQRVAIGSVLTMHPRVLVLDEPTSALDPTAAEDVLATITRLVHDLGLTVLLAEHRLERVVPFADRICLVTGDGGIRVDSPHEVLADSPVAPPLVELGRLVGWSPLPLTVRDARRQARGLPDLAPPTPPEPPRAAPLLVARGVSVVHGSHVAVRDLDLTLGAGRVTVLMGRNGSGKSSLIWALQGTGKRRSGTVHVAGDDPADLALAQRRTHVGLVPQTAADLLYLESVTDECAAADTGAGAAAGTCRGLLDRLAPGIDPTIHPRDLSEGQRLALALSIVLTARPPVVLLDEPTRGLDYAGKAELARIVADLAADARAVLLATHDVEFAAHVADEVVVMAEGEVVSSGSPQRVLAESPSFAPQVTKVLGAPWLVVEEVATALDGPDAEEDAR; translated from the coding sequence ATGATCGACCTGAGGGGCATCGGCTTCCGCTACGACGAGCGCGAGGTGCTGCGCGGCGTCGACCTCAGCCTGGACGAGGGCGAGCTCGTCCTCGTGTCCGGCCGCACCGGCGTCGGGAAGTCCACCCTGCTCGGCGTGGTCACCGGACTCGTGCCCCGCTTCACCGGAGGCGTGCTCACCGGCGACGTGCTCCTCGACGGCGCCAGCATCGTCGACCAGCCGCCGCGCGAACGCGCCCACGTGGTGGGCTACGTCGGCCAGGACCCGCTCGCCGGCTTCGTCACCGACACGGTCGAGGAGGAGCTCGCCTACGGCATGGAGCAGGTCGGCACCGCCCCCGGGACGATGCGCCGGAGGGTCGAGGAGACGCTCGACCTGCTCGGGATCGCCGACCTCCGCTCGCGCGACCTGCGCACCCTCTCCGGCGGTCAGCAGCAGCGCGTCGCGATCGGCTCGGTCCTCACGATGCACCCCCGGGTCCTGGTGCTCGACGAGCCGACCTCGGCGCTCGACCCCACCGCCGCCGAGGACGTCCTCGCCACCATCACCCGGCTCGTCCACGACCTCGGCCTGACCGTCCTGCTCGCCGAGCACCGGCTCGAGCGCGTCGTGCCGTTCGCCGACCGGATCTGCCTCGTCACCGGCGACGGAGGCATCCGGGTCGACTCCCCCCACGAGGTCCTGGCCGACTCACCCGTCGCGCCACCGCTCGTCGAGCTGGGCAGGCTCGTCGGCTGGAGCCCGCTCCCGCTGACGGTGCGTGACGCCCGTCGCCAGGCCCGCGGCCTGCCCGACCTGGCCCCGCCGACCCCGCCCGAGCCGCCCCGAGCCGCCCCCCTCCTCGTCGCTCGCGGGGTGAGCGTCGTCCACGGCTCGCACGTCGCCGTGCGCGACCTCGACCTCACCCTGGGCGCCGGCCGCGTCACGGTCCTGATGGGGCGCAACGGCTCGGGGAAGTCCAGCCTCATCTGGGCGTTGCAAGGCACCGGCAAGCGGCGGTCCGGGACGGTCCACGTGGCCGGCGACGACCCGGCCGACCTCGCCCTCGCGCAGCGTCGTACGCACGTCGGGTTGGTGCCGCAGACCGCCGCGGACCTGCTCTACCTCGAGTCGGTCACCGACGAGTGCGCGGCGGCTGACACCGGCGCCGGGGCCGCGGCCGGCACCTGCCGCGGACTCCTCGACCGGCTGGCCCCGGGCATCGACCCGACGATCCACCCGCGCGACCTCTCCGAGGGCCAGCGGCTGGCCCTCGCGCTGTCGATCGTGCTCACCGCGCGGCCGCCGGTCGTGCTGCTCGACGAACCCACCCGCGGGCTCGACTACGCCGGCAAGGCGGAGCTCGCCCGCATCGTCGCCGACCTCGCGGCCGACGCCCGCGCCGTGCTGCTGGCCACCCACGACGTCGAGTTCGCCGCCCACGTCGCGGACGAGGTCGTCGTGATGGCCGAGGGCGAGGTCGTCTCCTCCGGCTCGCCGCAGCGGGTGCTCGCCGAGTCGCCGTCGTTCGCCCCGCAGGTCACCAAGGTGCTGGGCGCGCCGTGGCTCGTCGTCGAGGAGGTCGCCACGGCGCTCGACGGCCCGGACGCCGAGGAGGACGCGCGATGA
- a CDS encoding energy-coupling factor transporter transmembrane component T: MPGTAPLTRQLPRDLHPVAWWVWAIGLATAASLTTNPLLLLLVMGSATAVVVARRSGHPFGRSFRLYALLAAVTVVLRVVFRILFGGQEFGHVLLDLPEVPLPDWAAGVRLLGPVTSEAVLAGLYDGLRLAAIILCVGAANSLANPKRLLASVPPALYEIGTALVVAVTIFPQLADSARRVRAAQALRGGTTTGVGRLRRFLVPVLEDALERSLALAAGMDTRGYGRSGGASDRERRVTGGLLLLALTGICVGTYAWLDPTAPRVLALPMLGAGVVVAVLGLASAGRRVQRTRYRPDPWRAGEAVAVSTGLAVAVLGWYVGHTQVLVAYPGGDVAPYLSPLALLVGVLGTIPAVATPVPASALAQREPARPGVAA, encoded by the coding sequence GTGCCCGGGACGGCACCCCTGACCCGACAGCTGCCGCGCGACCTGCACCCGGTCGCCTGGTGGGTGTGGGCGATCGGGCTCGCGACCGCCGCCTCGCTGACGACGAACCCGCTGCTCCTCCTCCTGGTGATGGGGTCGGCGACGGCCGTGGTGGTGGCGCGCCGCTCCGGGCACCCGTTCGGCCGCTCGTTCCGGCTGTACGCGCTCCTCGCAGCGGTCACCGTGGTGCTGCGCGTCGTGTTCCGGATCCTCTTCGGCGGCCAGGAGTTCGGCCACGTCCTGCTCGACCTCCCGGAGGTCCCGCTCCCCGACTGGGCGGCGGGCGTGCGCCTGCTCGGGCCCGTCACGAGCGAGGCGGTCCTCGCCGGGTTGTACGACGGCCTCCGGCTGGCCGCGATCATCCTCTGCGTCGGCGCGGCCAACTCGCTCGCCAACCCCAAGCGGCTGCTCGCCTCGGTGCCGCCGGCGCTCTACGAGATCGGCACGGCCCTCGTCGTGGCGGTCACGATCTTCCCGCAGCTCGCCGACAGCGCCCGCCGAGTGCGTGCGGCCCAGGCCCTCCGGGGCGGTACGACGACGGGTGTCGGGCGGCTGCGCCGCTTCCTCGTCCCGGTGCTCGAGGACGCGCTCGAGCGCTCGCTGGCCCTGGCGGCCGGCATGGACACCCGCGGCTACGGACGCTCCGGCGGCGCGAGCGATCGCGAGCGCCGGGTCACCGGCGGACTGCTGCTCCTGGCGCTCACCGGCATCTGCGTGGGGACGTACGCCTGGCTCGACCCGACCGCGCCCCGCGTGCTCGCCCTGCCGATGCTCGGTGCTGGCGTCGTCGTCGCCGTGCTCGGGCTCGCGAGCGCCGGACGCCGCGTGCAGCGCACCCGCTACCGTCCGGACCCGTGGCGGGCGGGGGAGGCGGTCGCCGTCTCGACGGGTCTCGCCGTCGCTGTCCTCGGGTGGTACGTCGGCCACACGCAGGTCCTCGTCGCCTACCCGGGGGGCGACGTGGCGCCGTACCTCTCGCCCCTGGCCCTCCTCGTCGGCGTGCTCGGCACGATCCCTGCCGTCGCGACGCCGGTCCCGGCCAGCGCGCTCGCCCAGCGCGAGCCGGCCCGCCCGGGGGTGGCGGCATGA
- a CDS encoding EamA family transporter codes for MTRRPNRALLGPVGLVLVGILSVQLGAAIAKGLFGEISPTAMVWLRLVTSSLVLAVVVRPRLSGRSRRDWLVVVGFGVSLASMNWGIYQSFSRIPLGIAVTIEFIGPLTLALVGSRRARDLVWVVLAGVGVVLLGFQKSDLDPLGVAYALLAGAAWAAYILLSASTGRRWAGFDGLAVASVVAALGMTVPALLAAGGSLWDGRILLLGALVGLLSSVIPYSCELVALRSLRPAVFGILMSLEPAAAALAAIVVLHEHLAPVQWLAIACVVAASIGATRSGSALGEPPGHDTDHDSGERAAAPGTLAT; via the coding sequence GTGACCCGACGCCCCAACCGTGCCCTGCTCGGGCCCGTGGGGCTGGTCCTGGTCGGCATCCTCTCCGTCCAGCTCGGCGCGGCGATCGCCAAGGGCCTGTTCGGCGAGATCTCGCCCACCGCGATGGTGTGGCTCCGGCTGGTCACCAGCTCGCTGGTCCTCGCCGTGGTCGTACGCCCCCGGCTGAGCGGCCGCAGCCGACGCGACTGGCTGGTCGTCGTCGGGTTCGGCGTCAGCCTGGCGTCGATGAACTGGGGCATCTACCAGTCGTTCTCCCGCATCCCGCTCGGCATCGCGGTGACGATCGAGTTCATCGGTCCCCTGACGCTGGCGCTCGTCGGTTCCCGGCGCGCGCGCGACCTCGTGTGGGTCGTCCTCGCCGGTGTCGGCGTCGTCCTGCTGGGCTTCCAGAAGAGCGACCTCGACCCGCTCGGAGTGGCGTACGCCCTGCTCGCCGGCGCGGCGTGGGCGGCCTACATCCTGCTCAGCGCGAGCACCGGCCGGCGGTGGGCCGGGTTCGACGGCCTCGCGGTCGCGAGCGTCGTGGCGGCGCTGGGCATGACCGTGCCGGCGCTCCTGGCCGCGGGCGGGAGCCTCTGGGACGGACGGATCCTGCTCCTCGGCGCGCTCGTGGGGCTCCTGAGCTCGGTCATCCCCTACAGCTGCGAGCTGGTCGCGCTGCGGAGCCTGCGTCCTGCGGTCTTCGGCATCCTGATGAGCCTCGAGCCCGCAGCGGCAGCGCTCGCGGCGATCGTCGTGCTCCACGAGCACCTCGCGCCGGTCCAGTGGCTCGCCATCGCCTGCGTCGTCGCCGCGAGCATCGGTGCCACCCGTTCCGGGTCCGCCCTCGGCGAACCACCCGGCCACGACACCGACCACGACTCCGGAGAGCGTGCGGCCGCACCCGGCACACTGGCCACATGA